In one window of Nicotiana tabacum cultivar K326 chromosome 12, ASM71507v2, whole genome shotgun sequence DNA:
- the LOC142166970 gene encoding uncharacterized protein LOC142166970, with protein MSRFHGGGPAKGRRYLPQILVALAILAVANVVSADPYIYSSPPPPAYEYKSPPPPSPSPPPPYVYKSTPPPSPSPPPPYVYKSPPPPSPSPPPPYVYKSPPPPSPSPPLPYVYKSPPPPSPSPPPPYVYKSPPPPSPSPPPLYYYKSPPPPSPSPPPPYYYKSPPPPLPSPPPPYYYKSPPPPSPSPPPPYYYKSPPTPSPSPSPPPPYYYKSPPPPSPPPPSPYYYKSPPPPAKSPPPPYYYSSPPPPVKSPPPPYYYSSPPPPKKSPPPPYHYTSPPPPVKSPPPPYYYSSPPPPKKSPPPPYHYSSPPPPVKSPPPPYYYFSPPPPKKSPPPPYYYSSPPPPNKSPPPPYHYSSPPPPVKSPPTPYYYTSPPPPKKSSPPSYYYTLPPPPTHYYPPHHHLVVKVVGKVYCFRCYDLKYPEKSHNKKHLKGAVVKVTCKAGDKNIVSYGTTKINGKFNITVKGFEYAKYGAKACKAKLHNAPKDSNCDIPTNLHWGVKGANLKVKSKNHYEVVLYAKPFAYGSKTPYAKCTKPMPTPTPYYYKSPPPPSPTYIYKSPPPPSPTYVYKSPPPPTPTYVYKSSPPPTKSPPSPYYYYKSPPPPSPKPAPVYYYKSPPPPPPYYYKSPPPPSSSPPPPYYYKSPPPLSLSPPPPYYYKSPPPPSPSPPPPYYYKSPPPPSPKPAHVYYYKSPPPPSPSPPPPYYYKSPPPPSHSPPPPPLLQVATIPITITPTTVLL; from the exons ATGAGTCGGTTTCACGGTGGCGGCCCCGCCAAGGGTCGTCGATATTTGCCACAAATCTTAGTGGCATTGGCCATATTGGCGGTTGCTAATGTAGTGTCAGCAGATCCTTATATATATTCTTCTCCACCACCTCCAGCATACGAGTACAAGTCACCACCACCTCCGTCTCCTTCTCCGCCACCACCTTATGTATACAAATCTACACCTCCTCCATCACCTTCTCCCCCGCCACCATATGTGTATAAATCACCACCTCCTCCTTCGCCATCTCCCCCGCCACCATATGTGTATAAGTCTCCTCCACCTCCATCACCTTCACCCCCACTGCCTTATGTGTATAAATCACCACCTCCTCCTTCGCCATCTCCCCCGCCCCCGTATGTGTACAAATCTCCTCCTCCACCATCACCTTCACCACCACCTCTATATTATTATAAGTCGCCACCTCCACCTTCACCATCACCTCCACCACCATATTATTATAAATCTCCGCCACCACCCTTGCCATCACCACCTCCACCTTACTATTATAAGTCTCCACCACCACCTTCTCCTTCACCTCCTCCACCATACTACTATAAATCTCCACCAACTCCTTCACCTTCACCTTCACCTCCGCCACCTTACTATTACAAGTCTCCGCCTCCTccatcaccaccaccaccatcaccATACTACTATAAGTCTCCACCACCACCTGCTAAGTCACCTCCTCCCCCATACTATTACAGTTCTCCACCACCACCAGTAAAGTCTCCTCCTCCACCATATTATTATTCCTCACCGCCACCACCAAAGAAATCACCCCCGCCACCATATCACTATACTTCCCCACCACCACCAGTTAAGTCTCCTCCTCCACCATATTACTATTCCTCACCACCACCACCCAAGAAATCACCTCCTCCCCCATATCACTATAGTTCCCCACCGCCACCAGTTAAGTCTCCTCCTCCACCATATTACTATTTCTCACCACCACCACCCAAGAAATCACCTCCTCCACCATATTACTACTCTTCTCCACCACCACCAAATAAATCACCACCGCCACCATACCACTACTCTTCCCCACCACCACCAGTAAAGTCACCTCCAACTCCATACTACTACACCTCCCCACCACCACCAAAGAAGTCTTCTCCCCCATCATACTATTACACTTTACCGCCACCACCTACTCATTACTATCCTCCACATCATCATTTGGTGGTCAAGGTTGTCGGAAAGGTCTATTGTTTTAGATGCTATGATTTAAAATACCCAGAAAAGTCTCATAACAAGAAACACCTAAAAG GTGCCGTTGTTAAGGTAACTTGTAAGGCTGGTGACAAGAATATTGTGAGTTATGGTACCACAAAGATCAACGGCAAATTCAACATTACTGTTAAAGGATTTGAATAtgccaaatacggagcaaaggcTTGCAAGGCTAAACTACACAATGCTCCAAAGGATTCAAATTGTGACATTCCTACAAATCTTCATTGGGGAGTAAAAGGTGCTAACCTTAAAGTGAAGTCAAAGAACCATTATGAAGTTGTACTTTATGCAAAACCATTTGCTTATGGCTCTAAGACACCTTATGCAAAATGCACAAAACCTATGCCTACGCCTACTCCATACTACTACAAATCTCCTCCACCTCCATCGCCGACTTATATTTACAAGTCACCACCTCCTCCATCACCAACATATGTTTACAAGTCACCACCTCCCCCAACCCCGACATACGTTTACAAATCTTCGCCACCACCAACTAAGTCTCCACCATCTCCTTATTACTACTACAAGTCTCCACCTCCACCATCACCAAAACCTGCCCCTGTATACTATTATAAATCACCACCGCCTCCACCTCCTTACTATTATAAATCCCCTCCACCACCATcatcttctcctcctcctccatatTACTACAAGTCGCCACCACCCCTGTCACTATCACCTCCACCACCATACTACTATAAGTCACCACCACCGCCATCCCCATCACCACCCCCACCTTATTATTACAAGTCTCCACCTCCACCATCACCAAAACCTGCACATGTATACTATTATAAATCACCACCACCCCCATCGCCATCACCTCCACCTCCTTACTATTACAAATCTCCTCCACCGCCATCAcattctcctcctcctcctccattaCTACAAGTCGCCACCATCCCCATCACCATCACCCCCACTACCGTACTACTATAA